The nucleotide window GGGTTTTGAAACAACACACTCTGAATCCCGTCAGACGATTCGGAGGGAGTGAGCCCAAATATTCTAATTTTCTGACCACTCTATTTAGTCTGGAAGTCCGCGAACTCGACAGCCATTCCGAAGTCACCGGCATGGTCTATCGAGATCTGGTGGGCATCTTCGGCACCATCTGCTGCCCAGTCACGCTGTAGTTCGTAGAGTACCTGTGCCCACGTAACTGGCGTTACACCCGCCTCGACCATTCGTTGCATCGAATATTCGTGATCTGCGGTCGTCCGCCCGCCACAGGCGTCGGCCACGACATAGACGTCGTATCCTGCCTCCATGGCCGAAAGGGCGGCGAAACAGACGCACACTTCCGTCCAGAGGCCAGCCATGACCAGTCGGTCACGTCCGGTTGCCTCGACTGCTTCGACGTACGCTTCGTCCTCCCACGAATTCATCGTTGTCCGGTCAATCACCTCCTCGTTCGGGAACGTCTCCCGTATCTCATCGAAGAGCGGTCCATTGTACTCTTTGGTGATGCTCGAAAGGACGACCGGAATATCGTACGCCTCGGCCGTCTTTGCGAGACCAGCAACGTTGTTTCGGAGGGCACCGGTTTCGATGGTATTGA belongs to Haloferax mediterranei ATCC 33500 and includes:
- a CDS encoding hydrolase codes for the protein MVNATATPSDQLLTQQNCAITLIDHQPEMVLGVNTIETGALRNNVAGLAKTAEAYDIPVVLSSITKEYNGPLFDEIRETFPNEEVIDRTTMNSWEDEAYVEAVEATGRDRLVMAGLWTEVCVCFAALSAMEAGYDVYVVADACGGRTTADHEYSMQRMVEAGVTPVTWAQVLYELQRDWAADGAEDAHQISIDHAGDFGMAVEFADFQTK